A genome region from Labilibaculum antarcticum includes the following:
- a CDS encoding queuosine precursor transporter, whose translation MQNEILWLVMLLANFLLIILAYRIFGKWGLIIWIPISVIVANIQVIQTVELFGLVATLGNIVYASSFLVTDILSENYGKEEAKKAVWIGFFSLISMTLLMNLSLFFIPLEGDEFAGLAHKATSTIFSLMPRIAIASLAAYLLSQRHDIWAYHFWRKHFPKDSQIWIRNNLSTFVSQFIDSTVFVLIAFWGVFETAVMWEIFISTYFLKFIVAAADTPFVYWGKRIFKKEKFYLD comes from the coding sequence ATGCAAAACGAAATTTTATGGCTGGTCATGTTGCTGGCAAACTTCCTGTTAATTATTTTAGCATATCGCATATTTGGTAAATGGGGACTTATTATATGGATTCCAATTTCTGTTATTGTTGCCAATATTCAAGTTATTCAAACCGTTGAGCTTTTTGGACTTGTTGCAACTTTAGGTAATATCGTTTATGCCTCGTCGTTTTTAGTGACTGATATTTTATCGGAAAATTACGGGAAAGAAGAGGCAAAAAAGGCTGTTTGGATAGGATTTTTCAGCCTCATTTCCATGACCCTATTAATGAATCTGTCCTTATTTTTTATACCCCTGGAAGGAGATGAGTTTGCAGGCCTTGCACACAAAGCAACCAGTACAATATTTAGTTTAATGCCCCGCATAGCTATTGCCAGTCTTGCTGCATATTTACTTTCCCAACGGCATGATATCTGGGCTTATCATTTTTGGCGCAAACATTTTCCAAAAGACAGCCAAATTTGGATACGCAATAATTTAAGCACATTTGTTTCTCAGTTTATTGATAGTACTGTTTTTGTACTTATTGCTTTTTGGGGAGTATTTGAAACTGCTGTTATGTGGGAAATATTTATAAGCACGTATTTCTTGAAATTTATTGTTGCTGCAGCCGATACCCCATTCGTATATTGGGGCAAACGGATTTTCAAAAAAGAGAAGTTCTATTTAGATTGA